The DNA sequence TAAAAAAAATAGAAAATCAATTTGAAATAATTACTACTCATTCCACTTACTATGCTGATGCCCTTGTAGTTGCAACAGGAAGTTCCTTAAAAATGTGGAAAATCCTAAATCAAATAGGTCATACCATCATTCCTCCTGTCCCTAGCTTATTTACCTTTTTATGTGATGATCCACTGATTCGCAATTTACAAGGAATTACTTTTCCAGAAGCAGAAATACATATTCCTTTATTAAAATACAAAGAATTCGGGCCTTTACTTATCACGCATTGGGGTATAAGTGGACCTGCCGTATTAAAATTATCTGCATGGAGTGCCCGAGAATTATATAATCTTAATTATAAATTTGTTGTACGGGTAAATTGGATTTCTGAAACTTTTGATAAGGTAAAAGAGGCATTAATTCAAGAAAAAGAAAAACATCCCAAAAAATCGATTTATAGTTTAAAACTATACCATTTAACTCATCGATTTTGGAATAATCTTTTAGAACATCTCCAAATTAACGATAAAAATCTATCAGATTTAAGTAAAAAAGATATCAATAAAATAGCCGAATCACTTACCAATACGCAATTATCCATTACTGGTAAAAATACGCATAAAGATGAATTTGTAACTGCCGGAGGTGTAGATTTGAAAGAAGTTGATTTTCGCACTATGCAATCTAAATTAATACCTAATTTATATTTTGCGGGTGAAGTTTTAAATATTGATGCATTAACGGGAGGATTTAATTTTCAAGCATGTTGGAGTGAAGCATATATCATAAGCCAACAGCTTAATTTAAATAATTGAAATTTAAATTTTATTTAGTAAATTGAAAAATAAAATTTATACTAACTATTATAAAAGCAATTTAAAGATTTTAACCATGATTTTATTAGAAACCTATTTAAAACATGTGAAAGATCTTACTATATAAATTATTTATTAATTAAATACTCAACAACAGTTAGTCCGACAAGCTATCATTTTAGATGCTCTTTTACTAATAAAAAATAATTTAACTACTATGAATTTTATGTATCCGTTCATTTTAAATAAAAACATTATATCCTTAAAAAATAACTATGTAACATCTAATTATATTTATATTTCATTTTTATACTAACTAATACACAAATTATATGAAACCTTTCTATTCTATTTTAACCTTATTGGTATTTAATTTGTCATTTTCACAAACGATAAATTTTGAAATCATAAAAGAAAATGTAACGGATAAGAATTCGTCCTATTATTATGATCATTTAATATCTGAATTCTTAAATAATGCGTCTGACTTCCATAATGAAAAGGTGAAATCGTATTACCTTTATTATGGTAAGCTATATACTTCATATTATACTAAATCTTTGGAAGGAAAAAACAATTATTTAAAATTCATGAAACAAATAGCAGCTAAAAAATATACTAAGGCAGTTATTTTAGGAGAAGAATTACTAAAAAATGATCCGGTTAATCTTACGGTAATTTTAAATCTAATTATATGTTATAATGAAAATAATGAAAATGAAGAAAGATTAAAACTATTAAAAAATCAAGCTGAAATTTTAATGAGAGCTATTGCCGACTATGGAGATGGAAAGAATAAGGAAACCGCTTTTAAAGTTATTTCATTAAGTGATGAATTTGCACTTTTAAATTATTTAGGAATTAATCTTGAAATGTATAGTAGAAATTCTGAAAAGCTAAATTCAACTACTATCTTAGATATTTGGACTAAAGAACAAAAATATCAAAAAGATAAAAGAAATAAAATTTATATAGAGGTTTTTACAGAATCTTCTGATAAATAGAATAACTAAATCATCTTTGTAGTCACTACTTAGTTTATAAACTATTAAAGTAAATAACTTATATTTACAAAAATAATATTTATGATAGTCCACGATTTCAGTAAATCTAAATCCATTTTAAATCATTTTGTAGGAGAATTAAGAGATGTCTCTATTCAGAAAGACAGAATGAGATTTAGAAAAAATTTGGAAAGAATAGGTGAAATTTTAGGTTACGAACTAAGTAAGACGCTTGAATACCAAACTGTTAACATTACTACTCCTTTAGGTAGTAAGCCTACAGAATTGATTATCCAGCAACCTGTACTATGTACTATTTTGAGAGCGGGATTACCTTTACATCAAGGAATGATGAATTTTTTTGATCAAGCGGAAACCACATTCGTATCCGCATTTAGACATCATCCGAACAGTAATAAAGAATTTGAAATAGTGGTTGAATATTTGGCAACTCCTTCTTTGCAAGATAAAACATTAATAATTTCAGATCCTATGCTGGCTACCGGTGAATCTTTGGCAAATGTTTATGAAGTTTTATTAAGTCAAGGAAAGCCCAAGAAAGTACATATTGTTGCAGCCATAGGCTCCAAACCGGGAATTGATTACATTAAAACTAAATTACCTGAAAATTCAGAACTATGGATTGCGTCTGTTGATGATGAATTAGATGAAAATAAATATATCGTACCGGGATTAGGAGATGCCGGTGATTTGGCTTTTGGAAAAAAATTATCCAAATAGATAAAGAGGATTGTTTTTTTAGCTAAAATAATAAAATAAAAAAAAGAGTAACGTTTAATTTAACTTACTCTTTTTTTGATTGAATAATTATTAATAACTATTTAAAAATAAATAAAAATATCTTTTTTAAAATTTCAAAATTTATTTTTTGAAATATTCTTCTTCGTAATCACAGATTCGTTGAACTTTTGGAGCAGAACCGCCACCGCTAAATTCTGACTCTAACCAAGTATTCAACAAACTTTTCGCAAGTTCATGCCCAATTACTCGTTCACCAAAACAAATAATTTGTGCATTATTACTTTTTCTTGCTCTTTCAGCAGAAAAAGGATCATGACAAACCGCTGCTCTAACTCCCGGTATTTTATTGGCTGTTATTGCCATTCCTATACCCGTTCCACAAGTTAACACAGCTCTTTCAAATTCTCCTGCTGCTACAGCCTTTGCTACTTTTGCTGCAACATCCGGATATAAAACCACCTCTCCTTTTTCAGCACCAAAGTCTTTGACTTCATATCCTAATTTTTCTAAATGATCTTTTAAGACAATTTTTAAAGCATACGCTGCCTCATCGCAGCCTATTGCTATTTTT is a window from the Apibacter sp. B3706 genome containing:
- a CDS encoding NAD(P)/FAD-dependent oxidoreductase; this translates as MKKLIIIGGGASGFFLASNINSNKWETIILEQAKSPLQKLKISGGGRCNVTNACFIPKKLVKFYPRGSKELLSVFNHFQPSDTFEWFAQKGVNLKIENDNRVFPESNSSQTIIDTFIEQANNKNIEINYNSTVINLKKIENQFEIITTHSTYYADALVVATGSSLKMWKILNQIGHTIIPPVPSLFTFLCDDPLIRNLQGITFPEAEIHIPLLKYKEFGPLLITHWGISGPAVLKLSAWSARELYNLNYKFVVRVNWISETFDKVKEALIQEKEKHPKKSIYSLKLYHLTHRFWNNLLEHLQINDKNLSDLSKKDINKIAESLTNTQLSITGKNTHKDEFVTAGGVDLKEVDFRTMQSKLIPNLYFAGEVLNIDALTGGFNFQACWSEAYIISQQLNLNN
- a CDS encoding DUF4919 domain-containing protein, giving the protein MKPFYSILTLLVFNLSFSQTINFEIIKENVTDKNSSYYYDHLISEFLNNASDFHNEKVKSYYLYYGKLYTSYYTKSLEGKNNYLKFMKQIAAKKYTKAVILGEELLKNDPVNLTVILNLIICYNENNENEERLKLLKNQAEILMRAIADYGDGKNKETAFKVISLSDEFALLNYLGINLEMYSRNSEKLNSTTILDIWTKEQKYQKDKRNKIYIEVFTESSDK
- the upp gene encoding uracil phosphoribosyltransferase; the protein is MIVHDFSKSKSILNHFVGELRDVSIQKDRMRFRKNLERIGEILGYELSKTLEYQTVNITTPLGSKPTELIIQQPVLCTILRAGLPLHQGMMNFFDQAETTFVSAFRHHPNSNKEFEIVVEYLATPSLQDKTLIISDPMLATGESLANVYEVLLSQGKPKKVHIVAAIGSKPGIDYIKTKLPENSELWIASVDDELDENKYIVPGLGDAGDLAFGKKLSK
- the rpiB gene encoding ribose 5-phosphate isomerase B, with the protein product MSKKKIAIGCDEAAYALKIVLKDHLEKLGYEVKDFGAEKGEVVLYPDVAAKVAKAVAAGEFERAVLTCGTGIGMAITANKIPGVRAAVCHDPFSAERARKSNNAQIICFGERVIGHELAKSLLNTWLESEFSGGGSAPKVQRICDYEEEYFKK